A genomic region of Pyrus communis chromosome 14, drPyrComm1.1, whole genome shotgun sequence contains the following coding sequences:
- the LOC137715986 gene encoding uncharacterized protein: MNLGFLGNLPWFRAQSNSDLELEPTLNPTTTLFEQPNQKGGFDVKLLGLSLLSFVPWVAENSKDKIRTPSTINRGLRRRAQPRRVFENGDPSTSLRFRPYVSRVPWHTGVRGFLSQLFPRYGHYCGPNWSSGKDGGSPIWDKRPIDWLDFCCYCHDIGYDSHDQADLLKADLAFLDCLERPNMSTKGDARIAHLYKTMCTTGLRNLLIPYRSHLLKLQAGQPLIQFGWLSNVRWRVWKFQKT, from the exons ATGAACCTGGGTTTTCTTGGTAATCTCCCTTGGTTTAGGGCCCAATCAAACAGCGATTTGGAATTGGAACCAACTCTTAATCCAACAACTACCCTTTTCGAGCAACCTAACCAAAAGGGTGGTTTTGATGTCAAGTTGTTGGGATTGTCCCTTCTTTCCTTTGTTCCATGGGTGGCGGAGAATTCTAAAGATAAGATTCGAACTCCATCCACTATTAACCGCGGCTTAAGAAGGCGTGCACAGCCTCGCAGGGTGTTTGAGAATGGGGATCCCAGTACGTCTTTGCGATTTAGGCCATATGTTTCTAGGGTTCCGTGGCATACTGGCGTAAGAGGTTTTCTCTCTCAGCTATTTCCGAGATATGGGCATTATTGTGGACCTAATTGGTCAAGTGGGAAAGATGGAGGATCTCCTATTTGGGACAAGCGGCCAATTGATTGGTTGGATTTTTGTTGCTACTGCCATGACATTGGTTATGACAGTCACGATCAGGCTGATCTGCTGAAGGCTGATTTAGCTTTTCTGGACTGCCTTGAGAGGCCAAATATGAGTACTAAAGGAGATGCGCGCATTGCTCACCTTTACAAGACAATGTGCACCACAG GTCTCAGGAATTTACTTATTCCGTACAGAAGTCATCTTTTGAAGCTGCAAGCAGGACAACCTTTGATTCAATTTGGATGGCTAAGCAATGTTAGATGGAGAGTTTGGAAATTTCAGAAAACTTGA